The Cloeon dipterum chromosome 3, ieCloDipt1.1, whole genome shotgun sequence genome includes a region encoding these proteins:
- the LOC135941113 gene encoding trypsin-1-like — protein MNAKLVIVLACATLALGGVHKLTGPQLFRAGDKIVGGSPAAAGEIPWQVSLQYSDGFHFCGGSIISEEWILTAAHCSDQVASQVRVIVGTLESANPGQTLEVAEIVANPDYNSNTFTGDIAVWRVASPIAWDSNTQPAALSTATPGTGDLTTVSGWGTTSFGGSASDVLLKVNVPIFDYAECDSIYSNFGGVPSDQICAGLAEGGVDSCQGDSGGPLFLAGGGAVVGVVSWGNGCAFAGYPGVYTDVWSNRDFISSTTGV, from the exons ATGAACGCCAAGTTGGTCATCGTTCTTGCCTGCGCAACTCTCGCCTTGG GCGGAGTTCACAAGCTCACCGGTCCCCAGCTCTTCAGGGCTGGCGACAAGATCGTTGGAGGCTCCCCTGCCGCCGCTGGAGAAATCCCCTGGCAGGTGTCCCTGCAGTACTCTGACGGATTCCACTTCTGCGGAGGCTCCATCATCTCCGAGGAATGGATCCTGACTGCTGCCCACTGCTC TGACCAGGTTGCTTCCCAAGTCCGAGTTATTGTCGGCACCCTTGAGAGCGCCAACCCCGGACAGACCCTCGAAGTCGCCGAGATCGTTGCCAACCCCGACTACAACTCCAACACCTTCACCGGAGATATCGCTGTCTGGAGGGTTGCCTCTCCCATCGCCTGGGATAGCAACACCCAGCCTGCTGCTCTGTCCACCGCCACTCCTGGAACCGGAGACTTGACCACCGTCTCTGGTTGGGGCACCACCTCC TTCGGAGGATCCGCCTCTGATGTCCTCCTGAAGGTCAATGTTCCCATCTTCGACTATGCCGAGTGCGACAGCATCTACTCCAACTTTGGTGGCGTGCCCTCTGACCAGATCTGCGCTGGCCTTGCCGAAGGTGGCGTTGACTCTTGCCAGGGTGACTCTGGCGGCCCCCTCTTCTTGGCTGGTGGTGGCGCCGTTGTTGGCGTTGTCTCCTGGGGCAATGGCTGCGCTTTCGCTGGATACCCTGGTGTCTACACTGACGTTTGGTCCAACCGCGACTTCATCAGCAGCACCACTGGTGTCTAA
- the LOC135941108 gene encoding SET domain-containing protein SmydA-8-like codes for MACVSANESECERCKLGGRVVPDPEVGGAPKYVVNQNEQLGRFLAAAKDIKEGEIVFRAEPLVSGLQAGCAPLCLGCYGPLPEVDDPDQLKCPTCGWFLCSDDCIFSLRHQPECEATARSGVPVNITDPHAHDSLYDCVILIRCLMLKVKDPEKWAKLQNMETLEGTKRPKLQRRKAKALCALLTARFGLPASQKEMLRLLAVLEVNAYEVRMPTNNVQAVYPIASLPEHNCMPNTFRMFEKDLSVCVRATQDIPKGGHITVTYTDSLWATPERRAHLFFSKHFLCVCNRCKDPTEMGTFLTALRCQMKDENGGSTFCQGAVLPVDPLAPPAESERQNEKEVWSCTRCGYKITGLKARNVTRRAVDAVHELDDSDESGPREYEELLCELQKDLHQTHSTVVDVKHTLIHLYSPQYCTNRKLKRKETLCHEIIRMAEKLFKGISSLKGTVYYELGTSILESIKRDESSKAEKEKRQKEALDAFTKALYHLQYIPDCQPEWCVAEQSHHKMHELQTSIHQKD; via the exons ATGG CGTGTGTCTCTGCTAACGAATCTGAATGCGAGAGATGCAAGCTCGGTGGAAGAGTTGTGCCCGATCCAGAGGTGGGTGGCGCGCCGAAGTACGTCGTAAATCAAAACGAGCAACTTGGGCGCTTTCTTGCTGCCGCGAAGGACATCAAAGAAGGCGAAATCGTGTTCAGAGCCGAACCCCTGGTGTCCGGATTGCAGGCAGGCTGTGCGCCCCTGTGCCTTGGGTGCTACGGCCCACTTCCGGAAGTTGACGATCCGGATCAACTGAAGTGCCCAACTTGTGGTTGGTTTCTTTGTTCGGATGATTGCATATTCTCACTCAGACACCAA CCGGAGTGCGAGGCCACCGCCAGATCTGGAGTTCCAGTCAACATCACCGACCCGCATGCCCACGATTCCCTTTACGACTGTGTCATTTTGATCCGCTGTTTGATGCTGAAAGTGAAAGACCCCGAAAAGTGGGCCAAGCTTCAAAACATGGAGACACTTGAGGGGACCAAAAGGCCGAAACTGCAGAGGAGGAAGGCAAAGGCACTATGTGCACTTCTGACTGCGCGATTCGGTCTGCCAGCTTCCCAGAAGGAAATGCTGCGTTTGTTGGCAGTCCTTGAGGTTAACGCATATGAG GTCCGCATGCCAACGAATAACGTGCAAGCAGTCTATCCAATTGCAAGTCTCCCTGAGCATAACTGCATGCCAAACACGTTTAGGATGTTTGAGAAAGACCTGAGTGTCTGCGTTAGGGCCACACAAGACATCCCGAAAGGAGGCCATATCACAGTCACCTACACTGACTCACTCTGGGCGACCCCTGAGCGAAGGGCGCACCTGTTTTTCAGCAAGCactttttgtgtgtttgcaaTAGATGCAAAGACCCGACAGAGATGGGCACTTTTCTCACAGCCCTTCGCTGCCAAATGAA agACGAGAATGGTGGCAGCACATTTTGCCAAGGAGCAGTTCTACCAGTTGACCCTTTGGCTCCACCAGCAGAGAGTGAAAGGCAGAACGAAAAAGAAGTGTGGTCGTGCACTAGATGCGGCTACAAAATCACAG GTCTTAAGGCCAGGAACGTCACTCGCAGGGCAGTAGATGCCGTACACGAACTCGACGACTCGGACGAGAGCGGGCCAAGAGAATATGAGGAATTGCTGTGCGAACTTCAAAAAGACCTCCACCAAACGCACTCCACAGTGGTAGATGTCAAGCATACTCTGATCCACCTGTACAGCCCGCAATATTGCACTAAtaggaaattgaaaaggaaGGAAACGTTGTGCCACGAAATTATTCGAATGgctgaaaaactttttaagg GAATTTCAAGTTTGAAAGGAACAGTTTACTATGAACTGGGAACATCTATTTTGGAATCGATTAAAAGAGATGAGAGCTCAAAAGCAGAAAAGGAGAAACGGCAAAAG GAAGCGCTAGATGCTTTTACGAAAGCTTTGTACCACTTGCAGTACATACCAGACTGTCAGCCTGAGTGGTGTGTAGCTGAACAGTCGCATCATAAAATGCACGAGCTTCAAACGTCCATACATCAAAAAGACTAA
- the LOC135941106 gene encoding uncharacterized protein LOC135941106 isoform X2, with translation MRLAMKEQISPCFEKYCSAAEAKKFREHYFGNTYDSEIKKDKNRFKDVLTDSESSTDMEENLSPRTRKNKSISKMRPSQAKSQKISQASIRTELKDSEDSDEDVQFCEEIAATSKKNSPAKQNLTWSPSTNFKPDTASGVKRKLVGVENNSSKPRKRNSADAARLPSFSAITNFSTGATLRGRGKRDEVGDDLLASIGDEHQLRNAAPSFSDLTCFSTGSAMRGRSKPDDNGNELLMSVEGHPRLARPQKNPSNEGQPASTPTKVAVVVLRDYRKPGAQKSQGVREAPMKTKPSEGCHPTEDATRENEEIDFESVVEPCITDLIRGTRSSKEEVGANNEKSKKNKVGMQNAGNHLSQEKDVFMSSLKLYHSREKDTAEDQTEDEFEADQNEQMNQSVEEQADGEPEVSAVAERPAGCATSSKSLQKGMQKPGNPMIAVGIDYKGRKCLFKLVPMTPEEIDAIQDPCLPYQLLPPSLTVPTQPLNASS, from the exons ATGAGGCTCGCAATGAAGGAACAGATTTCCCcttgctttgaaaaatactGCTCCGCGGCAGAGGCTAAGAAATTCCGTGAACATTACTTTGG GAACACATATGACAGTGAGATCAAGAAGGACAAGAATCGTTTTAAAGATGTCCTCACTGATTCTGAATCTTCTACCGACAT GGAAGAGAACTTAAGTCCTCGGACTAGAAAGAATAAGAGTATATCAAAAATGAGGCCAAGCCAGGCAAAGAgccaaaaaatttcacaagcTTCTATTAGGACtg agctCAAGGATTCTGAAGATTCTGATGAGGATGTTCAGTTTTGTGAGGAGATCGCAGCTACATCAAAGAAAAACAGCCCTGCTAAACAAAATCTAACATGGTCTCCATCaacta ATTTCAAGCCTGATACTGCGTCTGGTGTCAAAAGGAAATTAGTTGGTGTGGAAAACAATTCCAGCAAACCGAGAAAGAGAAACTCCGCTGATGCTGCAAGACTCCCTAGTTTTTCTGCCATCACCA ACTTCAGCACTGGAGCTACTCTGCGGGGCAGAGGAAAACGAGATGAAGTAGGGGATGATCTCTTAGCGTCCATTGGTGACGAACATCAACTCCGCAATGCCGCACCAAGTTTTTCTGATCTTACTT GTTTCAGCACTGGATCAGCTATGCGTGGCAGAAGTAAGCCAGATGACAATGGCAATGAGCTATTAATGTCTGTTGAAGGTCATCCTCGACTTGCTAGGCCTCAAAAAA ATCCCAGCAACGAAGGACAGCCTGCCTCAACTCCAACAAAGGTTGCAGTGGTAGTTTTAAGAGACTACAGAAAGCCAGGTGCACAGAAGTCGCAAGGAGTCCGGGAGGCGCCTATGAAAACAAAGCCTTCTGAGGGTTGTCATCCAACAGAAGATGCTACAAgagaaaatgaggaaatag acttTGAATCAGTTGTGGAGCCATGTATAACTGACCTTATACGAGGCACTCGCAGCTCAAAAGAAGAAGTCGGTGCTAACAATGAGAAATCCAAAAAGAACAAAGTTGGGATGCAGAATGCTGGCAATCATCTTTCACAAGAAAAAGATGTCTTTATGTCCTCACTGAAGCTATATCACAGCAGAGAAAAGGATACAGCTGAAGACCAAACTGAAGATGAGTTTGAAGCAGACCAAAATGAGCAAATGAATCAATCAGTTGAAGAACAGGCAGATGGAGAACCAGAAGTGTCTGCTGTTGCAGAAAGGCCTGCAGGATGTGCTACAAGCTCCAAGTCTCTTCAAAAGGGTATGCAGAAGCCAGGAAACCCAATGATCGCTGTTGGTATTGACTACAAAGGAAGGAAGTGCTTATTCAAGTTGGTTCCGATGACCCCTGAGGAAATTGATGCCATTCAAGATCCCTGTCTTCCTTATCAATTGCTACCTCCTAGCCTCACAGTACCAACGCAACCACTGAATGCAAGCTCTTAG
- the LOC135941110 gene encoding trypsin 5G1-like — translation MATNKCCCLLLLTLAAAVYGHPGTLLGGNRFFPSGGRIVGGTEVVQGEVPWQVSLQFDFGFHFCGGSIISKRWIVTAAHCSDQVASQVRVIAGTLRSALPGSTHAVSRIIVHPEYSTTMFGNDIALWQIADEFEWDEQTAPVDLPIEDTQSAAGTLMTVSGWGTTSAGGSTSDSLLKVEVPIVDRDTCSANYVNFGGVPDKQICAGLAEGGKDSCQGDSGGPLVFGRQLRGVVSWGNGCAYPGYPGVYTEVAAYRRWIDITTAV, via the exons ATGGCGACCAATAAGTGCTGCTGCCTGCTTCTGTTGACCCTGGCTGCAGCCGTTTACGGCCACCCTGGAACTTTGTTGGGAGGAAATCGCTTCTTCCCATCTGGTGGACGCATCGTGGGTGGCACTGAAGTTGTTCAGGGTGAAGTACCCTGGCAAGTGTCACTGCAGTTTGACTTTGGCTTCCACTTCTGTGGTGGCTCCATCATCAGCAAACGGTGGATCGTCACGGCCGCACACTGCTCaga TCAAGTGGCTAGCCAGGTGAGGGTGATAGCGGGAACATTGCGCTCCGCTTTACCCGGCTCAACGCACGCGGTCAGCCGCATCATAGTGCACCCTGAGTACTCAACAACTATGTTCGGCAACGACATCGCCCTTTGGCAG ATTGCCGACGAGTTTGAATGGGATGAACAAACCGCACCTGTCGACCTCCCTATTGAGGACACGCAGTCGGCCGCTGGAACCTTGATGACAGTCTCAGGGTGGGGCACCACCAGC GCGGGTGGTTCAACATCCGACTCTCTGCTGAAGGTCGAGGTGCCGATCGTGGACAGGGACACGTGCAGCGCTAATTACGTCAATTTTGGTGGCGTTCCCGACAAGCAAATATGCGCTGGCCTGGCCGAAGGAGGCAAGGACTCGTGCCAGGGTGACTCAGGGGGTCCTCTGGTCTTTGGTAGGCAGCTGCGCGGTGTCGTTTCCTGGGGCAACGGTTGTGCTTACCCTGGTTACCCTGGCGTCTATACTGAGGTCGCCGCCTACCGCCGCTGGATCGACATCACGACTGCTGTGTGA
- the LOC135941114 gene encoding trypsin-1-like: protein MKKISFRAWFLLASTLIVSGDSRVFNGVDVLPGEIPWQVSVQLYTGFHWCGGSIIGSNVVLTAAHCQGNWGAESLRVVSGTINSDSGTVHKISQIINHEAYDELTHANDIALWKIEGEFVWDNQTRPVDLPPQGLETPEGSVLTISGFRSVSSNPEHLQKIEIPVVSFEACNATYTGQVPTGQLCAGVPEQGLSSCQGDEGGPLFLGTQIRGIASWGSNCGFQASPGVYLEVAAYRDWILANIGI, encoded by the exons ATGAAGAAAATAAGTTTTCGCGCCTGGTTTTTGTTGGCCTCGACGCTCATAG TGAGCGGAGACAGCAGGGTATTCAACGGCGTGGATGTGCTGCCCGGCGAAATCCCGTGGCAGGTGTCCGTGCAGCTGTACACAGGCTTCCACTGGTGCGGTGGCTCCATCATCGGCTCCAACGTCGTGCTCACCGCCGCCCACTGTCAAGG AAATTGGGGTGCAGAAAGTTTGCGGGTGGTGTCGGGAACAATAAATTCAGACTCCGGGACAGTCCACAAGATCAGCCAAATCATCAACCACGAGGCTTATGACGAGCTCACGCACGCAAACGACATCGCCCTTTGGAAG ATCGAAGGTGAATTTGTCTGGGACAACCAGACTCGGCCCGTTGACCTTCCTCCGCAGGGATTGGAAACTCCTGAGGGCTCAGTACTGACCATCTCTGGCTTCAGATCTGTCTCG TCAAACCCTGAGCATCTGCAAAAGATTGAAATTCCGGTGGTGTCGTTTGAGGCGTGCAACGCAACCTACACAGGCCAGGTGCCCACGGGGCAGCTGTGTGCCGGAGTACCCGAGCAAGGCCTGAGCTCGTGCCAGGGCGACGAGGGTGGGCCGCTATTTCTCGGCACGCAAATCCGCGGCATCGCCTCCTGGGGCAGCAACTGCGGCTTTCAGGCCTCGCCAGGCGTCTACTTAGAGGTCGCCGCCTACCGAGACTGGATTTTGGCGAACATCGGCATCTGA